In the genome of Nitrospira japonica, one region contains:
- a CDS encoding multidrug efflux RND transporter permease subunit has translation MNPSRLFILRPVATALLMVAILLAGALAYRQLPVSALPQIDYPTIQVLTFYPGASPDVMASSVTAPLERQFGQMPGLNQMTSTSSGGSSVITLQFTLDLELDVAEQQVQAAINSASTFLPRDLPNPPIYSKVNPADAPILTLAMTSATLPLSQVQDLAETRFAQKISQLSGVGLVSISGGQRPAVRIRANPRALSAYGMTLEDLRLTVAAANVNQAKGAFDGPRRASIINATDQLLSSREYRPLIVAYRNNAPVHLSDVAEVIDGVEDAKQAAWLNETPAILINIQRQPGANVIEVADRIKKLLPQLQSALPSAVQVTVLTDRTVSIRASVRDVQFELMLAVVLVILVIFLFLRTLSGTVIPAAAVPLSLVGTFGAMHLLGFSLNNLTLMALTISTGFVVDDAIVMIENISRYIERGDSPFQAALKGSEQIAFTILSLSISLIAVLIPLLFMGDVVGRLFWEFAVTLSMTIVISAVVSLTLTPMMCARLLRHQRESEQGVFYRRSQELFDRTIEAYGRSLRWVLSHQSATMAVAVGTLAVTILLYIVVPKGFFPVQDTGVILGISEAAQSVSFAAMVERQQELTKVILTDPAVAALSSFIGVDGTNTTLNSGRIHINLKPPAERRITAQDVIRRLQAQTAGIEGMALFMQPVQDLTVEDRVSRTQYQYTLEDADPEELFEWAPTLVEALQTLPALRDVSSDQQDGGLASLIVIDRSTASRLGIAPQLIVDTLYDAFGQRQVSTMFTQLNQYRVVLEVLPEFQSGPQALQFLDIRSLSGGQVPLSVFTQVSETTTPLAISRQGQFPAVTLSFNLAPNTSLGEAVAAIEETARAIGLPASIKGSFQGTARAFQNSLSNQVWLILAALITVYIVLGILYESYIHPLTILSTLPSAGVGALLALMLFRTEFSVIALIGIILLIGIVKKNAIMMIDFALEAERKDGKPPATAIYEACLLRFRPIMMTTMAALLGALPLAIGSGAGSELRRPLGIAIIGGLVVSQVLTLYTTPVVYLAFDRLARHVRSGRAGLSRSEAVTPEIP, from the coding sequence GTGAATCCGTCGCGCCTCTTCATTCTGCGGCCGGTGGCCACCGCCCTGCTCATGGTCGCCATCCTGCTGGCAGGCGCTCTCGCGTACCGCCAGTTGCCGGTGTCGGCCCTTCCCCAAATCGATTATCCGACGATTCAAGTTTTGACGTTTTACCCGGGTGCCAGCCCCGACGTGATGGCGTCCTCGGTGACGGCGCCGCTCGAGCGCCAGTTCGGGCAGATGCCCGGCCTCAATCAGATGACCTCGACGAGTTCCGGGGGGAGTTCCGTCATCACCCTCCAGTTCACGTTGGATCTCGAACTCGACGTCGCCGAGCAGCAGGTCCAGGCCGCGATCAATTCGGCCTCCACGTTTCTTCCCCGTGATCTGCCGAATCCCCCGATCTACAGCAAAGTGAACCCGGCCGACGCGCCGATCCTGACCCTGGCGATGACCTCGGCGACGTTGCCGTTGTCGCAAGTTCAGGATCTGGCGGAAACGCGGTTCGCCCAGAAGATCTCGCAACTGTCCGGCGTGGGATTGGTCAGCATCAGCGGGGGGCAGCGGCCGGCCGTGCGAATCCGGGCCAACCCGAGGGCGCTGTCCGCGTACGGCATGACCCTCGAAGATCTACGCCTGACGGTCGCCGCGGCCAACGTCAATCAAGCGAAAGGGGCGTTCGACGGGCCGCGTCGGGCCTCGATCATCAACGCGACCGACCAGTTGTTATCGAGCCGCGAGTATCGTCCTCTGATCGTCGCCTACCGGAACAACGCGCCGGTCCACCTGTCCGACGTGGCCGAGGTCATCGACGGCGTCGAAGACGCCAAGCAGGCGGCCTGGCTGAACGAGACCCCGGCCATTCTCATCAACATCCAGCGTCAACCTGGCGCAAACGTCATCGAGGTGGCGGACCGCATCAAGAAGCTGCTGCCCCAGCTTCAAAGCGCGCTGCCGTCCGCCGTTCAAGTCACCGTGCTGACCGACCGGACCGTCTCGATCCGGGCCTCGGTGCGCGATGTCCAGTTCGAGCTGATGCTGGCCGTCGTGCTCGTCATCCTGGTCATTTTCCTGTTTTTGCGGACGCTCTCGGGCACGGTCATCCCGGCGGCCGCAGTCCCGTTGTCGCTCGTCGGGACGTTCGGGGCGATGCATCTCCTCGGCTTCAGTCTCAATAACTTGACCTTGATGGCGCTCACGATTTCGACCGGCTTCGTCGTCGACGACGCCATCGTCATGATCGAAAACATTTCCCGCTACATCGAGCGGGGCGATTCGCCGTTCCAGGCGGCGTTGAAGGGATCGGAGCAGATCGCCTTCACGATCCTGTCGCTGTCCATTTCCCTGATCGCCGTGCTCATTCCGCTCCTGTTCATGGGGGACGTGGTCGGCCGGCTGTTTTGGGAGTTCGCCGTCACGTTGAGCATGACGATCGTCATCTCCGCCGTCGTCTCCCTCACGCTGACGCCGATGATGTGCGCCAGGCTGCTCCGCCACCAGCGCGAATCCGAGCAGGGCGTCTTCTATCGTCGGTCGCAGGAGCTGTTTGACCGGACCATCGAAGCCTATGGGCGCAGCTTGCGCTGGGTGTTGAGCCATCAGTCCGCCACCATGGCCGTCGCCGTCGGAACGCTCGCCGTGACCATCCTGTTATACATCGTCGTACCCAAGGGGTTTTTTCCGGTTCAGGACACCGGGGTGATCCTCGGTATTTCAGAGGCCGCCCAGTCGGTGTCGTTTGCCGCGATGGTGGAGCGGCAGCAGGAACTCACGAAGGTCATTCTGACGGATCCGGCGGTGGCCGCCCTGTCGTCCTTCATCGGCGTGGACGGCACCAACACGACGCTCAACAGCGGCCGCATCCACATCAACTTGAAGCCGCCGGCCGAGCGCCGGATCACGGCGCAGGACGTGATCCGGCGCCTGCAGGCGCAGACCGCCGGCATCGAAGGGATGGCGTTGTTCATGCAACCGGTGCAGGACCTCACGGTCGAGGACCGGGTCAGCCGGACCCAATACCAGTACACGCTGGAGGATGCGGATCCCGAGGAGTTGTTCGAATGGGCCCCGACGCTGGTTGAGGCGTTGCAGACGCTGCCCGCATTGCGCGACGTGAGCAGCGATCAGCAGGACGGAGGGCTTGCCTCTCTGATCGTCATCGATCGGAGCACCGCCTCCCGCCTCGGCATCGCGCCGCAGTTGATCGTCGATACGCTCTACGACGCGTTCGGACAGCGCCAGGTGTCCACGATGTTCACGCAGTTGAATCAGTATCGGGTCGTGCTGGAAGTTCTGCCGGAGTTTCAAAGCGGTCCGCAGGCGCTCCAATTCCTGGACATCCGTTCACTGAGCGGCGGCCAGGTGCCCCTGAGCGTGTTCACCCAGGTTTCGGAGACCACGACGCCTTTGGCCATCAGCCGGCAGGGCCAGTTTCCGGCCGTCACCTTGTCGTTCAATCTGGCGCCGAACACGTCCTTGGGCGAGGCCGTCGCCGCCATCGAAGAAACGGCCAGGGCCATCGGGTTGCCGGCGAGCATCAAAGGGAGCTTTCAAGGGACTGCCCGTGCGTTTCAGAACTCCCTGTCGAATCAGGTCTGGCTGATCCTCGCCGCGCTCATCACCGTCTATATCGTGCTCGGCATCCTGTACGAAAGCTACATCCATCCCCTGACCATCCTGTCGACCTTGCCGTCGGCCGGCGTCGGGGCGCTGCTGGCCCTCATGCTGTTCCGGACGGAATTCAGCGTCATTGCGCTAATCGGCATCATTCTGCTGATCGGCATCGTGAAGAAGAACGCGATCATGATGATCGACTTCGCGCTGGAGGCGGAGCGAAAGGACGGCAAGCCGCCGGCGACGGCGATCTACGAGGCCTGCCTGTTGCGGTTTCGCCCGATCATGATGACCACGATGGCCGCCCTATTGGGAGCGTTGCCGCTAGCCATCGGGTCCGGCGCCGGCTCGGAACTCCGGCGCCCCCTCGGGATCGCGATCATCGGCGGGCTCGTCGTGAGCCAAGTTCTGACGTTGTACACCACGCCGGTCGTGTACCTGGCCTTCGACCGGCTGGCGCGGCATGTCCGGTCCGGTCGTGCCGGGCTTTCCCGGTCGGAGGCCGTCACGCCGGAAATCCCATGA
- a CDS encoding Slp family lipoprotein, with protein MRQFQKTLIRRAVGCLSLLVVAGIAFGCSPVPRKYIRAAAPNVTLAKLSAAPDVYRDRLVVMGAVILEEETKDGNLWLHVKNRPLDQDYRPQLPPSVDDPEAGWYWVVVSNHQSFPTSYRHWADMTVVGRVNGLGPGKEPILMMVYARGWGLKSGGESVWENFTDANYIPFTPEEVVGEGNR; from the coding sequence ATGAGACAATTTCAGAAGACCTTGATCCGCCGTGCGGTCGGCTGTCTGTCGCTGCTCGTGGTCGCGGGTATTGCATTCGGCTGCAGCCCGGTCCCCAGAAAATACATTCGCGCGGCCGCTCCCAACGTCACGCTGGCCAAGCTGTCGGCTGCGCCGGACGTCTATCGAGACCGGCTCGTCGTGATGGGCGCCGTGATTTTAGAGGAAGAGACCAAGGACGGGAACTTGTGGCTGCACGTGAAAAATCGGCCGCTCGATCAGGACTATCGTCCGCAACTCCCCCCGAGCGTGGATGATCCGGAAGCAGGGTGGTATTGGGTCGTCGTCAGCAACCATCAGAGCTTTCCCACTTCCTATCGTCACTGGGCTGACATGACGGTCGTCGGCCGCGTGAACGGGCTGGGGCCGGGAAAAGAACCGATCCTCATGATGGTGTACGCGCGCGGATGGGGGTTGAAGTCGGGCGGCGAGAGCGTGTGGGAAAACTTCACGGACGCCAACTATATCCCGTTCACCCCCGAAGAAGTGGTCGGCGAGGGCAACCGCTAG
- a CDS encoding MdtA/MuxA family multidrug efflux RND transporter periplasmic adaptor subunit, producing the protein MAEPIPFAAMLKRWLLGLAAACLLALAGYALLAKSGEEPSRAGQVPGGARAFPVLVVPARTGDIGVYLNGLGSVVPLNTVNVKSRVDGQLMRVLFQEGQLVREGDLLAQIDPRPFEVQLSQAEGQMARDRAQLKNAQLDLERYKGLVKQGYIPKQQLDTQEAMVRQLEGIVQADQSQIDNAKLQLAYSRITAPISGRVGLRLVDPGNMVRANDTSGLLVITQLTPITVVFTIPEDSLPPVLERLNAGRQLAVDAFDREQKKQLASGKLLTVDNQIDPNTGTVRLKAVFANEDGSLFPNQFVNARLLLDVKRGVTLVPSAAVQRGAKGTFVYVVKEDHTVAVRTVALGTTHGEDASIDSGLAAEELVVVDGTEKLREGSKVEVRNRNEPPANVSPPPGPEKPRRER; encoded by the coding sequence ATGGCGGAACCGATTCCATTTGCGGCGATGTTGAAGCGCTGGCTGCTTGGGCTGGCCGCGGCCTGTCTGCTGGCGCTGGCAGGCTATGCGCTGCTGGCAAAGTCCGGCGAAGAACCGTCGCGTGCCGGCCAAGTGCCGGGCGGCGCGCGGGCGTTTCCGGTGCTGGTCGTCCCGGCGCGGACGGGCGACATCGGCGTCTATCTGAACGGACTCGGCTCTGTGGTGCCGCTGAATACCGTCAACGTCAAAAGCCGCGTGGACGGGCAGCTCATGCGGGTGCTTTTTCAGGAAGGCCAGCTCGTCCGTGAGGGAGATCTGCTCGCGCAAATCGACCCGCGCCCATTCGAGGTGCAGCTGAGCCAGGCCGAAGGGCAGATGGCGCGCGATCGGGCGCAGCTGAAGAACGCCCAGCTCGACTTGGAGCGGTACAAGGGCCTGGTCAAACAGGGGTACATCCCGAAGCAGCAGTTGGACACGCAGGAAGCGATGGTGCGCCAGCTGGAGGGGATCGTGCAGGCCGATCAAAGCCAGATCGACAACGCCAAGCTCCAGCTGGCCTACAGCCGCATCACGGCGCCCATCAGCGGGCGCGTGGGATTGCGATTGGTGGATCCGGGCAACATGGTGCGCGCCAACGATACGAGCGGCCTGCTCGTGATCACGCAACTGACGCCGATTACCGTGGTCTTCACGATTCCCGAGGACAGCCTGCCGCCGGTTCTGGAGCGGCTCAATGCAGGCCGCCAACTGGCCGTCGATGCGTTCGACCGGGAGCAGAAAAAGCAGCTCGCCTCCGGCAAGCTGCTGACGGTCGACAATCAGATCGATCCGAACACGGGGACGGTGCGCCTCAAGGCGGTGTTTGCGAACGAAGACGGCTCCTTGTTTCCCAATCAGTTCGTCAACGCGCGGCTCCTGCTGGACGTGAAGCGCGGCGTGACCCTCGTGCCGTCCGCGGCGGTCCAGCGCGGCGCCAAAGGTACGTTCGTCTACGTGGTCAAGGAGGACCATACCGTCGCGGTTCGGACGGTGGCGCTCGGCACGACTCACGGCGAAGACGCGTCGATCGATTCCGGTCTGGCCGCCGAGGAACTGGTCGTGGTGGACGGCACGGAAAAGCTTCGTGAAGGCAGCAAGGTCGAGGTGCGCAACCGGAACGAGCCGCCGGCCAACGTCTCGCCGCCGCCGGGACCGGAGAAGCCGCGGCGGGAACGATAA
- a CDS encoding multidrug efflux RND transporter permease subunit → MNLSTACIERPVATTLLTVGATLLGLVAFRFLPVAALPQVEFPTINVSATLPGGSPETMATSVAAPLEHQFTRIAGVTEMTSTSMLGSSSITLQFELSRDIDGAARDVQAAIMAARGELPPNLPNRPTYRKINPADAPILIFSLTSDLVSRGRMYDVASSILQQKLAQIDGVGQVTVGGGSLPAVRVDLNPTALNKYGIGLGDVRQMLSSTNVNRPKGQLSDGTRSWEVRTNDQLHAVEDYLPLIVSYRAGRAVRLSDVATVEHSVEDLRTTGLSNGIPAVLIIINRQPGANIIETVDRIKAMVPQLQASIPGSMTLSVVVDRTPVIRASLHDVERTLLISVALVILVVFVFLRNVRATLIPCVVVPVSLISTFAVMYLLGYSLDNLSLMALTIATGFVVDDAIVVLENISRYREQGMPPFQAAMRGAREITFTVLSMTLSLVAVFVPILFMGGMMGRLFREFAVTLTVAILISLVVSLTATPMMAARILRPESQTSHGRLYRLAERVFDGMRNRYAGSLTWVLRHPRSMLVLTLATMALSVYLYTIVPKGFFPQQDTGRMFGNIQAAQDISFQAMRQKLTEVVEIIKSDPAVDTVTGFSGGGVSGNTNAGRMFIGLKPLDERKIGVDQVIARLRPKLAVVPGAPTVLQAIQDLRIGGRASSAQYQYTLQSVDLAELNTWAPRVERQLRKLTEITDVNSDQQDKGLQSLVIFDRATASRLGLSPQLIDDTLYDAFGQRQVSILYTPLNQYHVVMEVAPQYWQNPSTLHDIYVRSQSGMQVPLSAVARFEPTNTLLLVNHHGQFPGVTLSFNMAPGVSLGQAVDAIEKTIGELDVPSGIRGSFQGAAKAFQASVENQPVLILAALLTMYIVLGILYESYIHPLTILSTLPSAGVGALLALLLFKTELSMIALIGIMLLIGIVKKNAIMMIDFALDAERKERKRPEEAIFEACLLRFRPIMMTTMAALFGALPLALGTGVGSELRRPLGIAIVGGLLVSQLLTLYTTPVIYLYLDRLRLRVARLRAGRPEVGTLPQ, encoded by the coding sequence ATGAACCTGTCCACCGCGTGCATCGAACGTCCCGTCGCCACGACCCTGCTGACCGTCGGGGCGACCCTGCTGGGCCTCGTGGCGTTCCGGTTCCTTCCTGTCGCGGCGCTGCCGCAAGTCGAGTTCCCCACGATCAACGTGTCGGCGACCCTGCCGGGCGGCAGCCCGGAAACCATGGCGACATCGGTGGCGGCGCCGCTCGAGCACCAGTTCACCCGCATCGCGGGCGTGACCGAAATGACTTCCACGAGCATGCTGGGGTCGTCGAGCATCACGCTGCAGTTCGAGCTCAGCCGCGACATCGACGGGGCTGCGCGCGACGTGCAGGCGGCGATCATGGCGGCGCGCGGCGAACTGCCGCCCAATCTTCCAAACCGGCCCACCTATCGCAAGATCAATCCCGCCGACGCGCCGATTCTGATCTTCTCCCTGACCTCCGATCTCGTCAGCCGCGGGCGGATGTACGACGTGGCGTCCAGCATCCTGCAGCAGAAACTCGCGCAGATCGACGGAGTCGGGCAGGTCACCGTCGGCGGCGGATCGCTCCCCGCGGTGCGGGTCGATTTGAATCCCACGGCCTTGAACAAATATGGGATCGGCCTGGGCGACGTCCGCCAGATGCTCAGCAGCACGAACGTGAACCGGCCGAAAGGCCAGCTCTCGGACGGGACGCGTTCGTGGGAAGTCCGGACGAACGATCAGCTGCACGCCGTGGAGGATTATCTGCCGTTGATCGTGAGCTATCGCGCCGGGCGCGCCGTCCGGCTGTCGGACGTCGCGACGGTGGAGCATTCGGTCGAGGATCTGCGGACGACCGGGTTGTCGAACGGCATTCCGGCGGTGCTGATCATCATCAACCGGCAGCCGGGCGCCAACATCATCGAAACCGTCGACCGGATCAAGGCGATGGTGCCCCAGCTGCAGGCCTCCATCCCCGGCAGCATGACCCTCTCGGTGGTCGTCGACCGCACGCCGGTGATCCGCGCATCCCTGCACGACGTGGAACGGACGCTCCTCATTTCGGTGGCGCTGGTGATCCTGGTCGTCTTCGTATTTCTTCGCAACGTCCGCGCCACGCTGATCCCCTGCGTGGTCGTGCCGGTGTCGCTGATCAGTACCTTCGCCGTGATGTATCTGCTGGGGTACAGTCTCGACAACCTCTCGCTGATGGCGCTCACCATCGCCACCGGCTTCGTGGTAGACGACGCGATCGTCGTGCTGGAGAACATCAGCCGCTATCGCGAGCAGGGGATGCCACCCTTTCAGGCGGCCATGCGCGGCGCACGGGAGATCACCTTTACGGTCCTGTCGATGACGCTCTCATTGGTCGCCGTTTTCGTGCCGATCCTCTTTATGGGCGGCATGATGGGACGATTGTTCCGGGAGTTCGCCGTCACGCTCACGGTCGCCATCCTCATCTCCCTGGTGGTCTCCCTCACGGCCACGCCCATGATGGCCGCCAGGATTTTGCGTCCGGAAAGCCAGACGTCGCACGGCAGGTTGTACCGGCTCGCCGAGCGCGTGTTCGACGGGATGCGCAACCGGTACGCCGGCAGCCTCACCTGGGTGCTCAGGCATCCCCGCAGCATGCTGGTGCTCACGCTGGCGACCATGGCGCTGAGCGTCTATCTTTATACGATCGTACCGAAGGGATTTTTCCCCCAACAAGACACGGGCCGCATGTTCGGAAACATCCAGGCGGCCCAGGATATTTCCTTCCAGGCCATGCGCCAAAAGCTGACCGAGGTGGTCGAGATCATCAAGAGCGACCCCGCGGTCGACACCGTGACGGGATTCAGCGGCGGCGGCGTCAGCGGCAACACGAATGCGGGACGAATGTTCATCGGATTGAAGCCCCTCGACGAGCGCAAGATCGGTGTGGATCAGGTGATCGCGCGCCTGCGCCCCAAACTGGCCGTCGTGCCGGGAGCGCCGACGGTGCTGCAGGCAATTCAGGATCTCAGGATCGGCGGACGGGCCAGCAGCGCCCAATACCAGTACACGCTGCAGAGCGTGGACCTGGCGGAGTTGAACACCTGGGCTCCTCGCGTGGAACGGCAACTGCGCAAGCTCACGGAAATTACCGACGTCAACAGCGACCAACAGGACAAGGGGCTGCAATCTCTCGTGATCTTCGACCGCGCGACGGCGTCCAGGCTCGGTCTAAGTCCGCAGTTGATCGACGATACGCTCTACGACGCATTCGGTCAGCGTCAGGTGTCCATCCTGTATACCCCGCTCAATCAGTATCACGTGGTGATGGAAGTCGCGCCGCAATATTGGCAGAATCCCTCCACGCTCCACGACATCTACGTGCGGTCCCAGTCGGGGATGCAGGTGCCGCTGAGCGCCGTTGCGCGGTTTGAACCGACGAATACGTTGCTCCTCGTGAACCATCACGGACAGTTTCCCGGCGTCACCCTGTCGTTCAACATGGCGCCGGGCGTGTCGCTGGGGCAAGCCGTGGACGCGATCGAAAAGACGATCGGCGAGTTGGATGTGCCGAGCGGCATCCGGGGCAGTTTTCAGGGGGCGGCAAAGGCGTTCCAAGCATCGGTCGAGAATCAACCGGTACTGATCCTGGCGGCGCTGCTGACGATGTATATCGTGTTGGGGATCCTCTATGAGAGCTATATCCATCCCCTGACGATTCTCTCGACGCTGCCGTCGGCCGGCGTCGGGGCGTTGCTCGCGTTGCTGCTGTTCAAGACGGAACTCAGCATGATCGCCCTGATCGGCATCATGTTGCTGATCGGCATCGTGAAGAAGAACGCGATCATGATGATCGATTTTGCGCTGGACGCGGAACGGAAAGAGCGCAAGCGGCCCGAAGAGGCCATCTTTGAAGCCTGTTTGCTCCGCTTCCGTCCCATCATGATGACCACGATGGCGGCCCTGTTCGGCGCCTTGCCCTTGGCGCTCGGCACGGGGGTGGGGTCGGAATTGCGCCGTCCGCTCGGCATTGCCATCGTCGGCGGCCTGCTCGTCAGCCAACTGCTGACCCTGTATACCACCCCCGTCATCTACCTGTACCTCGACCGCTTGCGGTTACGGGTGGCGCGTCTCCGGGCAGGACGCCCCGAAGTCGGCACCCTGCCGCAGTAG